From the genome of Capsicum annuum cultivar UCD-10X-F1 chromosome 4, UCD10Xv1.1, whole genome shotgun sequence:
TAAAAGATTCTTTAAAGAGATTTGAAATTCGATTTTGAAGTCCGTGGAATGTCTATAAATACCTAACCCATAAAACATACGAAGACAGAGCGAAGACAAAAAAGAGAGCCAAGGAAAGCATATAGTGAGAGAAGAGTTCTTATTTTATCAGTTTGTTCTTAAGTTTTAGTTAAAAAAAGAGTGTGTGAGTGAAAGTGTGAGTAGTTTCTAAGTTTTTCTACCAGTAGTTGCCAGTTCCCATGGGACTCCCGAAAGGAAAACTTCTCTTTGTCCTAAGTCATGTAAGTAGTTAGATCTTGTATGTTCTCCCTTAGTATAAATACATATGTTTGTAATATATATGTGATTATGTCAAAATATTGTATGACTCTACCCCTagtgatacaagtacgaccacgaagatggatgcatgtgagaatgtaatgaacccgGGGCTTGGACTGTGCGAGtaaaggacttaaaacacaccaaaccgaccctaatctcacacttggagTGTAAATAGGAGACTTGGAACACAACAAGGaagcccctaaatacacttgaagggagcctggctcttaaaagggtattttggacattttgtattttattcgtaacctagtataaataaaatattgtagtgcttttagatttagattattcatgatgtttaagtcttgaaacacaaagagacacaagtcctctctccttgaggcaccaaaaccgaaattaggcatatagagtgtggaatcactcttgttgatctcatggcttggaaacgTGACGCCTGGAAGGTGAATTCTGaccttgtgtcttcgtaagagataggtgaacgttgtgtgtagtgttaagggtccaagagtggaatatgctcttggattcttaatattataccttcattaagtctatctaactatccctttacttttattgtaatctttaGTAGTTTTTGTTCTTGTAaccgtttctatctcttgttagtaaaacTGTGTGTTGTTcctatattgttattgttgtccatctcgctatattgttgttgttttggtgtattttacaccttcaatatcttgttgctattgtgttttcattgttgttgtggTGAATTCGAAAGTAGTTACCAAAGGGGTCCTCAGTTTTTCAAACTTGTTGACTAATTTGATGTTTGTTTCGTGTTTTCCTTGtgcttcttgtatcatttggtatcaaatcatggctagatattgttcctacaagatcactcttgggcttgcttgattagaaaattcaaaaaaaaaatattaaaaagctgaaaaaaaagTACAATTTGCCCGTTCTTGGCCGAGAATTGCGTTCTTGTTGTGTCTTCGCCGAGATTTTTGTTTGTCTTGAGTGTTTTTAGTGTTAGCTTTGTTCTTTACTAATACTTGAGTCcatatctaagtttgagctttgttgttgttgtcgtgaaCAAGTAAGGCCGTGTGGGAGacattattgttgaaaaactTGACTTGGCCATgtgtgtggttgttgttgttgaaagtagtgttgttgttgtagttcttggtgaatgttgttgtgttcttgaagttcttcacaaccttcatctcttgttaaaaccgaagacacaacactaaagagacttggccgttggaattattgttgttcttgaagattgttgttattgttcttggtgtggttgttgttgttcttgaagttcttcaccttccttcatatattgttagaacataaagtgagTGCTAGAttctaaaaggtgaaggaaaaaggtgtaTGGACTTGTTAGTCTtaaaagacccccaaccaccaaaagactttatatcacttctcaactattttcccatgatttaaggacccatgttttaaggagaagtacaagaaaaagtcaagtcttgaaaattgaaaaaggctccaagacttatttttccTCCTAAAATAAATTCCACCAACCACTCGATAAAATCGAACCAATACGTGGCCACCACGTCATCATtgctactgttcacgcaatattttcgagctcaaattttagatttcttagttttattttgttgtatcttAGTTTCGTTTAATTGATCCTAGtactaattaacaagctagtaaaCTTCTAGGTTATCACTTAGTTCTTGAATCCGttgttcgtgtctacgtttcttttgtgcCTTTTCTCCtttgtgaattcgttgtatcttgttggttcaagtccgtaagaaaattttctttgagtcaactcaaataaaaatctaatCCGAACCAAGGTGGACtcctccctcaatcactcacgaagtacaagctagctttcaacacttgtgaaaccaagtgtaaggtaaaaatcgagagtgagagtgtggtgaggcatttttgagctaacaagtttgtttgttttgttgttcgttgttgtcttttcttaggtaccatggctgccaccaATCTCGATGCCACGTTTGACCGCATCACCGACAATATTGAAGACATAAAATGGCACATTGAAAGGCTACGTCAATTAGTATCCACACTTAtcccaacaaatccaaaatctaaggtccaaacaccttgtggtgagagcttcccaaaggaaGTTGTTGCCCAAACTTGTGAAGAactttcacaccaaggtaaagacgaatgtactcatgaacgtcaaggtaaaatagctatctCTTACACTTTGGTACACGTGGATGATGAACATGTGACTAGTAAGccgttgagtgtgagtagtagcttacctacgtatgagtatattgattccttaccacttgtggatgatgtacatgttgtgcgagtggatacattagttgatcctatagataaccgaatcgactcttctagtaagatcgatttgtgtccacctagtgttgaagctattgtgttgaatgaaagtacatcgtcgaGTGAAATTTGTGTTGAGTGTGTAAAACTTGCCCACTACTTGAGAATATGTGTGACATGATTAATGAGTCTCAAGTGAgtaaagaatttgaaaatattggtcaagaaaaaaaaagtgaaccaGTGAGCCTATAttgttgtaaagattctaatgtttgcttggctcatagggttaatcgtgtgcttgacatatctttgaaacttgataataaTTCCTTAGAGAGTGGAAGTTCCAAATCTGTCTGCGGGTTAGATCATTCACCctttaggtacaatgtcttgtttgaaggtagtttaaacactcctaataggcctagtggtgaaaatgatggtatagcttgccttggaagctatagcctatatgctaacccactatggtgtgacaacatttctcctaaagatagaaatctcttattggaagatgagagtactcttaagggtaagaaatGTGTGGTCTTGAAAATTACTTCTTTTTGTACTTTGTGTGGCTTTTTCGAGGACACCATAGTAGAAATAGAATTGAATGCCACCTTTCTCTACTTTCTCTTTACTTGTGATGATATGTATGCCAATGTAGAGAGTAGGCCGTGTGGTTGTGGTAAAGACTACGAGAAACGGGTGTGTTGTTTAGACCTGTGTCTATGGCTACTCTTCCCATTTGATCTCGGTgccatcttagggtgggaaagATTTACTCTCGGCTTAGGTGCGTTTCTTTTGGGTGCTTATTATAGCCAAGTCCTTGGTGAATTTATCGATGGCTTTATAATGTTTAACACTAAAGACTCTTGGTTATATGTCAAATATGAACCAACTTGGCATGTCGAGACTtgttgttggccgagacttgaactcaaagggtcctcagtttctttttttttttttggtgtgggctgttttgagtgttttgagtgcataccattattgtttttttttgctAATCcaaaccctcatgccatgaggaagtgtgcttgtttgtctctctttgattttgcaaggcatggattcgaggttgaatcctttttaaggaggggaggatgatatgagtATGACCACGAAGATGGACGCATGTGAGAATATGATGAACCCGAGGCTTGGAGTGtgcgagtgaaggacttaaaacacaccaaaccgaccctaatctcacacttggagtgtaaataggagccttggaacacaacaaggaagcccctaaatacacttgaagggagcctagctcctaaaagggcattttggacattttgtattttattcgtaacctagtataaatagaacattgtagtgCTTTTAGATTTATCTTATTCATGATGTttaagtcttgaaacacaaagagacacaagtcctctctccttgaggcaccaaaaccgaaattaggcatagagagtgtggaatcactcttgttgatctcatggcttggaaacgtgaggcttgggaggtggattccgaccttgtgtcttcgtaagagataTGTGaacgttgtgtgtagtgttaagggtccaagactggaatatgttcttgggttcttaagattataccttcattaagtctatctaactatccctttacttttattgtaatctttagtagtttgtgttcttgtaaccgtttctatctcttgttagtaaaaTTGTGTGctgttcctatcttgttattgttgtccatCTCGCCATATtattgctgttttggtgtattttacaccttcaatatcttattgttattgtgttttcattgttgttgtgctgaatccgagagtggtcaccaaaggggtcctcggttcttcaaacttgtggactgatttggtgtttgtttagtGTTTTCCTTGTGCTTCTTGTATCACCTAGTATATGGTCAGTCTCTCAGTGTTTAGCAATAACGATGaattaatctgtaaattcctagAAATTTAAAAATGTCCTACGAGATTAGAAAAGATTGTTGTGGTGTCCCGGagtgtgattaaagaagaaattGCTAAATACataaactgaagagaaagagatgaacggggtaatagattttaaaaaaaagtgtttatttgggagaaaaattattttgatcttGATAAGATCACTACTACACATGACTGAAGATTTCAAAGGAGAGAGTACTAAATAGGATATTATATCATATTTGAAACAAACGACATTACAACTTGTTTACTTCACATTGTAGTATTTATTACCTCTTTATAATCTATCTGCTTATTGTtgtttttaaatcattttttttatttcgtcGGTTGTTTTCTTTGCATTTCTATATTCATAATTATTTGTTCATATGATTTGATTTTAatactaatttaaaaattaattatattaatttaattttaatttcaattcataATCAACCCAAGCCAAACTCCTGAACACCGCTCAAACACATGCTTAACCTTGCACAAAATGGGCATACGTGgacaaaagaaaaatgaacatTGGTAAGTACGTAAGCAAAGAGTGTTTAGATCACGTCTTCCGTGTAATTAGCGGCCAATTAATAAAAGATGAGTCAATTTTagataaaattccaaaaaaaaaaaaaacaaaattccaaaaataaaaatcaataaaatttatggccaaacggTCCTGAAATGCATCGTCATACAAAAATGTGTGTCTAATAATACTTATTTAAAAACTACagcaattattatttattatatttttattattaaatattatttaatttatttattaaaatattaaaaatatattaaaattttttatattatttattatttattagtttttgtgGTGTAAACGgtcaataatgaataaataaagatatagGGTATGTGGTAAATACTCTTTTTTTCCGCACATATCTGGTTGAAACCCTAtatgaaaaggaaaaggaaacCTCTCGGCCGCCTCTCTTTTCTCAACACTTTCCTATCCTATAAATTTAAACCCAAATTCACAATTTCATCAATTGCTCTCTCTTTCATCCTGTTCGACATCGTTCCTCGTTCCATTGGTAAGCTTTTCCATCGCTTTTCACTGCTCTACTTTAGATCTTATATATCAATTTCTTCATCGATTGAGTATCCTATTTTATAGTTGTTGATCCGATTGTTTTTTCTCCTCATTACTcacgtattttttttttattgttttattcaTCGTGAAGCTACATAGTTTAACTTGGATCTTATTCTTAGCTTTTTGatctctttttctccttttttgtgcGTTTTTCTTTTTCGATTTTTTAATCCTTTAGCTGCATAGTTCTACTTAGATCCTATTCTAAGGTTTTCGATCGCATTTTCTCATAATTAGATCTTATTTCTATTGTTTTTCTCATCGTTTAGCTGCAGAGTTCTACTTAGATCATATTTTTCGtactttttttaattgttttttcatAGTTAAACTGCATAGTTCTACTTAGATCTTATTCTTAGctttttccattgattgagttagTGTATTTTGAAGATGTTGAATGGATTGTTTATTGCGTGTTTATTGATTATGTTAATATACAAGTGCAGCTAGGTTTTCAATTGCTTTTTCTCCTGTTTATTCGCgtattttagaatttttgtgaTTGTTAAAACTGCATAGTTATGCTTAGATCTTTTTCTTAGCTTTTTCCATCTACTGCATAATGTATTCCAAATTAGTTGCTCTGATGTTCATTGCGTGTTTATTTATTACTATGTTATATTTGTGCAGCATCGGTCTCATCTAATTTGTTTTTGTCAGTCTTATTTTCGAGCtatttgatttttagttgttCATTTGAGAATGTATTAACTGATCTGTGTGATTATATTAGACTTCTGGTTTTAGAGAATTTCTAGATTTGTAGCACTCttaatatggtttgaaatgtggattttagtatttgaaagaaaaaatcaagtgGAATGGATATAAGTATAGCTCATATAGCAGATTGTGGATTGATTGATTGGTCGGGCCTACAGTTAAAGGAGGCAGCTTATTTGATAGCTGGTTTTATATATGCTCCTCTCTTTTTGTTCAAAAGTGAGATGAATTACGAGTATTGAGGAGGCTGTCGTGCCTGGATGTTTTATTTAACCGCTCAACGGCTATATGGGTTAATGGAAAATTTTTTGGTTTACGTTTTGTTTGGATAGGTGTTATCTATTGTGTTGTTAGTTTAAATACAATGTTTGTGTTGATTGTTTACTTACATCTAATTGTATCGTATAGGTAAATTCATAGTTTGGTATAGGGGTGGcaaaatggataaattatatGGTTATCCGCTCGTTTTATCCATGTTAAATGAGTTGGGTACCCAACTCATTTAATAGTGGGTCAAATATGGATCAACCCATATTATCCattctaaaatatggataacCCATGGGCAGTGGAGGATCCAGGAATTTTCTTTAGAAggttcgaaaaataaaaatataaatgtctGAAAAAGCCTATAAAATACAATTCTAAgggatgtaaaatattttatttatttatttatattgcaGTAGCACCTAGTGTACAGCCACAggacatatttaaaaaaaaagaacaaccactagcagggatcgaccctgtgcagtaggctgaaggaagcgcccaagaagtgcaaataacaccactgggctatctaagtgccttatTTCATGTGGTTCATCATTAGTATATGTACATAAATGTAGATTTTCTACCTTctatatacaacataattttttgctGTGGAGGTTCGGGTGAACCCTTGgaaaccacgtaggtccgcccttGCCCATGGGTATCCACCAATTACACTCTCCTTAAAGTATGGCGTATGTGAAGATGTAGCAACCTCTAAAATAAActtattaagggtgtgtttggaacGAAGAAAAATACTttcacaaatttttttaaaaaatagaaaatattttttcatttttgtgcatttttattttcttaatttttaatttcGAATGCCTATTTCTCCCTTTTCCTCACCGGGAGGACGAAGATCTTATCGTAAATAATAACACTAATCAAACAAGTACCTTTTAACATtataaaaaatgttttttttttttcaggtcCATTTTTATAGTTTGATTTCATTAAATGGTTGTTTACCTACCTAACCAGTGGGATATCAATTAACTAGGTTTAAAGCCAAAATGATATGgagtaaaattaaaataagattaaATTAAGATAGCTACTTTccttttttgttataaataagTCTACTGAAAGATTTAGGACAAACTATGTCCAATAAAGTGTCACTCATTATATCTTTTTTGAGTATaacaaataacaagttatgcaACTAACTTTGCCAAAACTAGTCTATAAATTAATTTTGTGAAATTCAGTTATACTTTTTAACTACATTCGAATTTTGACCTCAACCCGAGAACCGACTTGCGACCCCAATTTAAGATTACTTATtttcgaaaaaatattttttagagaaacacaatattttctttcataccaaacacaccctaaaagaggaaaaaagagaaatgTTTGTAATATCAGagtacttttttctttacataATAAGAAGTAACGGATAATATGGATATCCATATTATCCATTGGTTTTATCCATTTTATCCATATCAAATACGCGTCGGGTCggatattttatccattttcacAGGACCCATTTTCGACCAGTCCATATCCGACTCGACCAGCCCGTTTGTCACCCCTAGTTAGGTAACAATGAAAAGCCTCATTTTGTATAATGATCTCTTTACTTATTACTCCCTCTCCTCACTTTGACTTGTCTATTTTGGACTGAGCTCGCCTCTTAAGAAACATTGATGGATATGAGCATTTTACCCTAGTACCCATATTAGTTGATGTTTAGTATTAGgtcttaaaaatggatttggggaATGAGTAATTAATGCTTAGTGTagaacatgaatttttttttgtcttttcttgatatgttgAAAGTGCATTTTGAAATagtggacaagtaaaagtgaatggaGGGACTATATACTAGTCCTATTTTTTAAACCATTTACCCTTTCATTTTTTGTATAGTAGCTCTACCCATTCCCTATTTTTCTCGTAGCTTTTGTTTTACACATTGTTGATGTGTGACATTATTTAATGACTTGAAAAGATACAATCTATCCAAGCGATGTATTCATTAAAACAATACAGTACAGTACAATATGTAACAACCATCCAGACAGAGTTTCTCATTTGGTTATTGATTCAGTTTAATAAGAAGTATGAAGACTTTGGGCATTGATGATTTATGTGGCCTACTATTTGTAACTTTGCAATGTCAGGGTTCTCTTCCAAGTGTTTCTAGAGTAATCAATATGGAAGCTTATTTATGGATACATCTAAATTACCTGAGTGAATGTTGACTTTCTTTGGCAGAGTTATCATTTTATACCTCtgttcttttatttattcatctCTATGAATTTTCCaatttatttcaattgttttacTCGAATTTGTTTTGGTTCCCTAGCAACTATGACCTAAAGAACTTTAGCTTTGAATTTTAATGTTGAATCGTTGTCTGCAGCCTATCATTATTAATATTATCTACCTCCTATCCTGGGAATTTCATATAATTTAATAGTAGTAGCTCTTAGTTTCTTTGCCCGCCTTTTGACTCGTAGCTCTTCTCTTTGAAGGTTGAAGCTAGTCTACGTTCGGTAGAGTTTCAAAGTTGTAACGGTGTAAGTGAGACTTCTTTTATGTCCGAACAAGCCATCTTCTATTTGGGATCCATTGGATTGCTTGGAGAGTATTGTCCTTGGTCAAGAAAAAAGAACCGTCATTTCTCTGGCCTTGTTGACTGTATGCATCTCAAATCATTAAAGGAAGAACACTTTGACTTTTCTGGTTGCTGGAAGGCACATCCTTCTCCGGACGCAATTTGCAATTGTACTGCTGAAGAATTCTCTCAACATTCATAACGCCTCATCTGGGAATTTTTGGCTGAATCAAAGATGGCTTTGCAGAATATAGGTGCCAGCAACAGTGATGATGCCTTCTACAGGTATAAGATGCCCAGGATGCTTACCAAGATAGAGGGCCGTGGGAATGGCATCAAGACAAATGTGGTGAACATGGTTGATATTGCCAAAGCATTAGCAAGGCCTCCATCTTATACCACAAAATATTTTGGAAATGAGCTTGGGGCCCAGTCGAAATTTGATGAGAAAACTGGAACCGCCCTTGTCAATGGAGCTCATGAAACCCCCAAACTTGCTGGTCTTCTTGAGAACTTCATCAAGAAATATGTTCAGTGCTATGGTTGCGGAAACCCTGAAACAGATGTCATAATAACCAAAACTCAGATGATCCAACTGAAATGCGCTGCATGTGGTTTCATTTCTAATGTGGACATGAGGGACAAGCTGACAACTTTTATACTTAAGAACCCGCCTGAGGCGAAAAAGGGCTCCAAGGACAAGAAAGCAATGAGAAGAGCTGAGAAGGAGCGACTGAAGGAAGGAGAGGCCGCTGATGAAGAGCTGAAGAAGCTgaagaaagaaacaaagaaaaaggtTTCCTCCAAAGATGCCAGCACAAAACCTAGTTCTAAAAAGAAACATGGTGGTTCGGATGAGGATCATGCTTCACCACCTAGAAGCCATGCTCATGTGAAAGAAGAGGaggatgaagatgatgatgacgACGTCCAGTGGCAGACTGATACATCGCTTGAAGCCGCTCAGCAGCGTATACAAGAACAGTTAAGTGCTGCGACTGCCGAAATGGTTATGCTGTCCACAGTTGAGTCGGAGAAGAAGTCCAAGGCAGCTACTCAAACCCCAAGTCCTAAAGCTGCTTCTGTAACATCGGAAGATTCTAAGACCGAGAATGTAGAGACAAACCATGAGAGGCTCGTTAGGGAAgtgaaaacaaatctaaaaaaagGAGTTACTGCCAGCAAGTTACAATCCTTTTTGGGTTCACTCTCTGGGTCTCCTCAGGAAGTTATTACTGCTTTGTATGAGGCACTCTTGGATGGCGTTGAGAAAGGATTTGCCAAGGAGGTTATTAAGAAGAAAAGCTACCTTGCTGCTGTTGCTCAAGATGAGGAGTCTCAGCTACGATTGCTTCAAGCTACAGAAATTTTTTGTGGGAAATCCAACAACTCAGTTGCACTGAAGGAAGTGGCTCTGGTTTTGAAAGCTTTGTATGATGCTGATCTTTTGGAAGAGGAATACATAGTAAAGTGGTACAACAAGGGCGTCGCTGCGAACAAGGACTCCAAAATTTGGAAGAATGTCAAACCCTTTGTCGAATGGCTAGAGAGTGCCGAGTCAGAGTCCGAAGAGGAATGAGTTCAGAAATATTTCTGACTATTCAGTTTGCTTTCTGGTGTGCTCGAGTTTGCTTTGCGTGAGACACTACCATATTGGAAACTCGtatgttattttatgttgtttgttttgTCTGTTGCCTCTGGTTCAGAAACTCTGTATTAA
Proteins encoded in this window:
- the LOC107843537 gene encoding eukaryotic translation initiation factor 5 encodes the protein MALQNIGASNSDDAFYRYKMPRMLTKIEGRGNGIKTNVVNMVDIAKALARPPSYTTKYFGNELGAQSKFDEKTGTALVNGAHETPKLAGLLENFIKKYVQCYGCGNPETDVIITKTQMIQLKCAACGFISNVDMRDKLTTFILKNPPEAKKGSKDKKAMRRAEKERLKEGEAADEELKKLKKETKKKVSSKDASTKPSSKKKHGGSDEDHASPPRSHAHVKEEEDEDDDDDVQWQTDTSLEAAQQRIQEQLSAATAEMVMLSTVESEKKSKAATQTPSPKAASVTSEDSKTENVETNHERLVREVKTNLKKGVTASKLQSFLGSLSGSPQEVITALYEALLDGVEKGFAKEVIKKKSYLAAVAQDEESQLRLLQATEIFCGKSNNSVALKEVALVLKALYDADLLEEEYIVKWYNKGVAANKDSKIWKNVKPFVEWLESAESESEEE